In one window of Cololabis saira isolate AMF1-May2022 chromosome 23, fColSai1.1, whole genome shotgun sequence DNA:
- the optn gene encoding optineurin, translating to MASGGPMMNGDISRTANQSGTLEETLQQMNILIQENRELKEALRQTNMTMKDRFEGLSAWREKQQQERNFLQSRLEEARDGMETLTLQNQDLSKRLEESEKTGGTPGGGQNELDILRAQILRLQAEKNDLVALNSELQLKAEQDSQDDSFIEIIKVSDGGVNGVNEACAAERSRRQDLSMTASRLECEEATVSQLLQSLRNETQRCEQMQAELQERAARITELERRNSVEDESTQTAQMETKDDSAKEDKAASEVENLKSQMRALFKELQQAQSKLDEAEGMKKNLQDRCREMEQDVATLNAQLVEKQAVQAENDRLKLQLSSAENQNQMEQKKADEERKTLSQLKDAYTKLFEDYNELKEEKKKKESQLVQRELVDEMQQRLTAAEEALAAKQNKIDDMKQDIFQKEKELETISVFQAQAEVYSSDFYAERAAREKLHEERERLAAQLEYVKKMNTQLQDDMDSLGRRSLNEMQKRHLAPGGNPHGAGASLVGRGADWQRQGSIPEHACPKCNEIMPDLDSLQIHIMDCIN from the exons ATGGCGTCCGGTGGCCCCATGATGAACGGAGACATCTCCCGCACTGCCAATCAGTCGGGCACGCTGGAGGAAACCCTGCAGCAGATGAACATCCTCATCCAGGAGAACAGAGAGCTGAAAG AGGCCCTGCGTCAGACCAACATGACGATGAAGGACCGTTTCGAGGGTCTGTCTGCATGGAGGGAGAAGCAGCAGCAAGAGCGGAACTTCCTGCAGAGCCGGCTTGAAGAAGCTCGGGACGGCATGGAGACGCTGACCCTCCAAAACCAGGATCTCAGTAAGAGGCTGGAGGAGTCTGAGAAGACCGGAGGAACTCCTGGAGGAGGCCAG AATGAGTTGGATATCCTGCGAGCCCAGATACTCCGTCTCCAGGCAGAGAAGAACGACCTGGTGGCTCTGAactctgagctgcagctgaagGCGGAGCAGGATTCCCAAGACGACTCGTTCATCGAGATCATCAAGGTGTCG GATGGAGGCGTCAACGGTGTGAACGAGGCATGCGCTGCTGAACGCAGCAGACGTCAAGATCTGAGCATGACGGCGTCCCGGCTGGAGTGCGAGGAGGCAACGGTCAGCCAGCTGCTGCAGTCCCTGAGGAACGAGACGCAGCGCTGCGAACAGATGCAGGCCGAGCTGCAAGAGCGCGCTGCCAG AATCACAGAGTTGGAGAGAAGGAACTCCGTTGAGGATGAATCAACGCAGACGGCTCAGATGGAGACTAAAGACGATTCTGCAAAGGAAGACAAG GCAGCGTCTGAGGTGGAGAATCTGAAATCTCAGATGAGGGCGCTCTTCAAAGAGTTGCAGCAGGCCCAGAGCAAACTGGATGAAGCAGAAGGCATGAagaagaacctgcaggacag ATGTCGGGAGATGGAGCAGGATGTGGCGACCCTGAACGCCCAGCTGGTGGAGAAACAAGCCGTCCAGGCAGAGAACGACcggctgaagctgcagctgagCAGCGcggagaaccagaaccagatggAGCAGAAGAAGGCCGACGAGGAAAG GAAAACCCTGTCGCAGCTGAAGGACGCCTACACCAAACTATTTGAAGACTACAACGAGctgaaggaggagaagaagaagaaagag TCTCAGCTGGTACAGAGAGAGCTGGTGGACGAGATGCAGCAGCGCCTGACGGCTGCTGAGGAGGCGCTGGCGGCAAAGCAGAACAAGATCGACGACATGAAGCAGGACATCTTCCAGAAAGAGAAGGAGCTGGAGACCATCTCTGTCTTCCAGGCTCAG GCGGAGGTTTATTCCTCAGACTTCTACGCGGAGCGAGCTGCGAGGGAGAAGCTGCACGAGGAGAGGGAGCGTCTGGCTGCTCAGCTGGAGTACGTGAAGAAGATGAACACCCAGCTGCAGGACGACATGGACTCGCTGGGCCG GCGCTCACTGAATGAAATGCAGAAGAGACACCTGGCACCTGGAGGAAACCCACACGGAGCAGGAGCATCTCTAGTTGGCCGAG GTGCCGACTGGCAGCGTCAGGGCAGCATTCCCGAGCACGCCTGCCCCAAGTGCAACGAGATCATGCCCGACCTGGACTCCCTGCAGATCCACATCATGGACTGCATCAACTAG
- the ccdc3a gene encoding coiled-coil domain-containing protein 3a yields MFSTALFFASLCVFAHLGTFTRGCQLPSEWRPLSEGCRAELAEIILYARVLGIHREPLGIHREPAGAGAGSMYNSLPFGFGYGYEGAEEGLLYSAEVELLCDQAWGSMLEVPSGSRLNLTGLGYLSCQSHTVMENYSYFFFLRMDDNYSILPHSVNFQDAIFPDTAENRRTFSSLFQFSNCSQGSQPFHTFSPEWDSQEDSRLLCSSVQAALFDEEESSRKLRERLEAAERRNRQLKERVRKVKRSLRKARKAVRKAELEAKELQERLKAVERRVGHHLNAITQGEPPLGAFTSAAIHQRLQL; encoded by the exons ATGTTTTCCACGGCTCTCTTCTTTGCGTCGCTCTGCGTCTTTGCGCATTTGGGCACCTTTACGCGCGGCTGCCAGCTGCCGTCGGAGTGGCGGCCGCTGAGCGAGGGCTGCCGGGCGGAGCTGGCGGAGATCATCCTGTACGCCCGGGTGCTGGGGATCCACCGGGAGCCGCTGGGGATCCACCGGGAGCCGGCGGGCGCCGGGGCCGGAAGCATGTACAACTCCCTGCCCTTCGGGTTCGGCTACGGCTACGAGGGCGCGGAGGAAGGGCTGCTGTACTCCGCCGAGGTGGAGCTGCTGTGCGACCAGGCCTGGGGCAGCATGCTGGAGGTTCCCTCCGGATCCAGGCTCAACCTCACCGGCCTCGGATACCTGTCCTGCCAGTCCCACACCGTCATGGAAAACTACTCCTACTtctttttcctcag GATGGACGACAACTACAGCATCCTTCCTCACAGCGTCAACTTCCAGGACGCCATCTTCCCCGACACGGCGGAGAACAGGCGCACCTTCTCCAGCCTCTTCCAGTTCTCCAACTGCAGCCAGGGCAGCCAGCCCTTCCACACCTTCAGCCCCGAGTGGGACAGCCAGGAGGACAGCAGG CTGTTGTGCTCCTCGGTGCAGGCGGCGCTGTTTGACGAGGAGGAGAGCAGCCGGAAGCTGCGGGAGCGGCTGGAGGCGGCCGAGAGGAGGAACCGGCAGCTGAAGGAGCGCGTCCGCAAGGTGAAGCGCTCCCTGAGAAAGGCCCGCAAGGCCGTGCGCAAGGCCGAGCTGGAGGCCaaggagctgcaggagagaCTGAAGGCCGTGGAGAGGAGGGTGGGCCATCATCTCAATGCCATAACGCAGGGAGAGCCTCCTCTCGGGGCCTTCACCAGTGCAGCCATACACCAGAGGTTGCAGCTCTAA